The DNA sequence TTCTTCCCGGTGCTTTTATCCTTGAAAGTGGCCCGAGATATCGTGTTTCTGTGAGTTTTGTTCCCCAGATCTAAGATTGACTTGGTTTAGCCAATATTTCATTTACGCATTTGGTTGTTAGGTTATcacgtttggtttggttttttgttgtctcaccgtttgtgtgagttttgttattttctcaccgtttgtgtgagtatgaTGTTTGATTTAGTAATAGAAATTGTCAAGGGATTGCATTctcagtcgatagctcaaactgttTGTGACGGAAGCGAAAGTGGCGAAGTTTGTGTagatatcatcttcaacaaatcacgtgattttatctccaagatgaatggattaatcagtgattatttctgtattttgtttgttcgacgcgactgtttatgtagatgccgtatggctttttattattgaattaactcatttatcaaaaaaaaaaaggaactcatatgctccctctgttttttaatatatgacgtttgactttttgacacatattttaagtgctttgatcgggtagttaaaattattattttcaaatatttttttcctgaataaaaatatataatcaaaattttaattcacagaaaaaaccaattaaaaataataatttttattatccgGTTAACTCACCTAAAAGTACATGCAcaagtcaaaagtgtcatataaaaaaaacagagggagtaactaagagcatctccaagagtctccgtgttggctcctaaatataatataaaaaatgtagcTCTTAGCCATTTagaacaaagttaagagtgtaaactccaacaatactctttacatctcttctctatttcatattttattcatatattggactccactacaacaaaagagagtgaaagatggaggtgaattggagggaaagatttttttattgtaaaaagataagttaggagccatgtggtggctcttaactttgaggagagaggatagagaaacaagaggctcttaagatttaagagccacttaaagAGTCTCTTGAAGCAACATTTTTCGTCTCCCTCCTTAAATctaagttaggagcctaaatgaagaacCTCTCGGAAATGCTCTAATCTGTTGGAGATGCTCGTACGATGCTATAAACCCATATTTATGTGTTCTGGATCTTTCTTCTCTAGCATTCATCTCAGTTTGGGAAGCAAACCAAATTTCTTCTCTAACATGCAGGTTTTCTAATGCATAATAACTATATACTAACAATCATTTTTTAACTACGCTGAATTCCAATTGGCTAatgtttgattaataatatgacACACGCATGCActatataatcaatataataatttaaaaatgttaaatataataattttaacgatacaatcacaaaatttaaatatatatatattaaaatttaaacaacttacaTTTCAAaagacaaaaaatattatatacgtgTCAAACTTCATCCCAACAACCAGCAGGgtgagggagtatataatactctctccgtcccattttaactgcttttgactttttacacgtattttaagatgttaaaaaaattacatctaaacatgattattttttataaaatttatatcaaataaaagtttagattctaaacttttatttgatataataattaaaattttttattgagtgtagatattgtttttttacacttcaatatacgtgttaaaaagtcaaacatcagttaaaatgggacagagagagtaaatCTTTCCAAGAGCCCAGGGGCGGACCGTGGGCTGGGCTAGGGTTGGCTCCAGCCCGGGTCAAAATCTACCAGCCCACTTAGCAATTATATATAGTTAGTAGTCCAGCCCAGGTAAAAGATTAATCTAGCCCTGGTATTATATTGTTTACATAGCCCGGCCTGTTATTgaattaattcaaattaaaaatccaGCCCCATCCATTTACTAATCCAATTCAAGCTTGCTTATCTAATTGAAGCCCACGTGATATTAGAAGCCCACATGAATTGTGAGCTGACGGAATGAATTGCAATGCTAATGATAAACAGAGAAAgtcatgaaaataaaataaaaaacctcAACCTGCGTTGGCGACTCGGCGTCCTCTGGCTGCTTTTGTTTTCACATAGAGATACCGGTCTCCTCTTCAAATATGTGTGTTCACAGttcttttgttttctctttttagtttttattaaagTAATAATTTGTAATTGATTCGAATTTTTTGATTCGGATTTGTTTGATTGTGTAAATAATGCTATaatctaattgattgtttaaattattttgtttttttttttgtatatcgGTTCAATTAACTTCTTTATGTTTATAGGGTCCTGGTCCCTTACAATCGTTTGTCAGGGACCGTACACACTACCAGGATCGTCGGATCTATATTTGAAGGGTCtggattaaatttttttaccgatccgcggaaaattatagccgatttttttttaaaaaaagcttTCATCCCGACCATTAAAATACAACTCTAACGACTCTGAAGCTGTGTGTTGGATAAGGGCTCAGTAACAAATGGTTGTTATGGACCAAAACTCATGTTTATATACTAGTTTGCTTATTTGTCTTTTTCTTGGACGTgcgaatttttttttctccaaCCCCGGTAAGTTTAGAATCCTGGGTCCGCCCCTGCAAGAGCCTAGGCTATCATTAAAATGGAGGACCGTTTCACCGCTTACTTTTTGTCTCTACACATTATACTACTCCTTTACTCCCACACTGCAAGTCTGCAAGACTGCAAGTAGAGAATAGTCAACGTGTTTGTTAAGTTCTTGTTCAGATTCAGATGGTTCAGAAATTTTATGCACCCATACCATCCATGATCCAACTTTAGTCAACCTCACAAACAAGAGATTTGAGACTGACCGGCTTACTAGATTTATTAAATCTGAATTCATTAATGCCATATTATTTAGTCGGCTTcgtttttctaaataattaagGTCGGCTTCTTACAAAattgttttcttaaaaaatatcaaaaataaaggAATTTTGACATTTAAGCAATTTTAATGTATGTAAtagtttatttaaaattttaacaaattgtataattcaaatttgattaattaacaAACCCAAATTAAACTCACAATCTGATTTAATGAGACAAAATCTGAAATCGAATGGAAAATCGTTCAACCAATTCGGAACTAGAAtttcattttgaaaatttaaatttttaatcttaattatttttaaatgatatttactTACAGTTCACGACCTCTTATTCGAAATTGTTGGCGGGTAATTGATTATCAAACATAGAAGAAGATAAATGGGGAAAACAAccaaatattgtatatatatgtttacaGGGAAAATCGTTTCCAACTATAGGATTTCTTAACACACAGAGAGTACAAAAGCTGAGACAATTTATTTGTTTCAAGAACATGAAATACACAAACCAAAACACGCAAACAAAATTATGAACTCGCAACTTGTACAAAAGGTTTCTTCAAGCTCTGGCGAAACCGATCCCTTAGTTTGCAATGAGGTAAGCCTCAATGGCCTTGAAAATGATGCCGTTTTGCTCATTGGCGAAGTTAATATTCTCTTCCGGAACCACAGCATCGCCTTTGGTGTTAAAGGTCGATACGCTTTTGGCGGTGCAGCCTCCGTCAGCGGTGGGTGTAAATGTGAACTCGGTGGTAATGGAGTCGATGTATCCCAGAAGAATGTCTCCGTCGATGATGCTGTATGAGAATGTGAACGCTTCCTTGTCGATGGCCTCAGTCTTTTGCTTCATGGTCTTGTAGGGGCTCGCTGCAATTACGTAAAAACTGTGTAAGCAtgtattttatgattttagAGCTGGTTTGGCTGactttaaaattatgatttatgacttaaaagtgaattaatatgataattggcagtttaaaatatttgtttggataattttgatttttctaatatatgagttattaaaaatataataacaaaaatataagtgatttatatgtaatttatgacttgcatataatttttatcataaaacAAAGTCATCGGAAGAAAAACTAACTCGTTTCCAACTTATAACTGACATACATTTTCCagtttaaaatcataaataacttTAAGGCTCTGACTTAAAATCTAGATAAATAGATTCTTACTAATATATcaacattattttaaattaaatatatgtagtAATAAACAGACGGAGTTGGTCAACTAACATGATACGATGCCATATTGATAAAAGTAGTACTAACCATCTCCGAGAGTGACGAGCTTGACGGTTCCAGCTCCACCGTCGCCTTCAAGGATTTCAGCACCCTTGATGGCCCCGGGGAGAACCTGGGGAAGGAGGGTATCGATGTCGAGGCATATGCCCTTGAACAGCTTAGCTGCTGGGACAGGAGAAGCGATAACTACTTCGCTCTTTTGGACACCCATTATACAGTTGAAATGAAGGAGCTAAAGAAGAGATgtagaaaagaaagattgaGTGTGGATGATGAAAAATGAGAGAAGTTTGAGCTGCTATTTATAGGCCAGATCTTGATTTCTTGGTAGCAAAATTGCATCATGCTCGTATTGTAATgtcataaataaaaacaaatcgGTATATAAAAAGACGACTTTGTAATAGGAGTCACTTTCGgttacataaaccaatttttcaGAGACAATTGACTATAGTAGTATAGTATATAGCTGGATATAACTTGGTCAAATATATGTGACGCGGATTCCACTCAGTTGTGTAAACAAGATTGGATTACGAGGAGGGATAGTATTGGGTTTCTTTTGTGAGTTTGGTAGgatgaattaatataattatttatatttttaaataaattgggCCTGGTCCCACAAAGGGGAGGGAGTCGGTATCGGAGATTCGTAGTCTagattttatatcattttttgtCTGAGTaatagtttaataaattatttttgaaagagTCTTTCTTAAATTCTTAGTGGCctttatgatttattaaatatataataataataataataataataataataataatcacattaatgatatataatcaaatgatatggatttttataatcaaaatcatgaaaataaaataaattattaagatAGTACCTCTAGACTtaaactttttttcaattttgagTTACTTTCTAATTTGTTACACAAAATGATATTATTCTCGTTAAAAGTCAAAGATTACTTGAGCTATgtcttaaatttttatagacGAGCTCTGTGACAGGTAttgataaactaattaattcaattaatatATTGGAAGAATTTACATTTAGGAATGGATAACTAATAAACTGAGTCCAACAAAATAGAGTTGCCATTAAATTAACTTAAGTTAGCTGCTTTGATCGGGTATTGTTTACCCTTGGACAAATGGTTAATCACAACTTTGAAAAAACTTGTCTGGAGTTCCACTCGCTATGTTTGATTTTTGTAATATGTTCCAAAACGAATATACGGTTCGAATATAAGAATCTATTGAgtgttttgaaaatataataaaaaatgatggTCTAGTGATTTAGAATATCATTCTCatatatcaatttcaacaatatatttcattattgtgtctaattattaaaatagtgatatatttgaattattatgaGAGGGAAATGAAAAGGAAGAGGAGAAAGATATTTTCAAATAGAAGgaaattattcttttattgaTAGAAATGGTTTAAAGCACGTGGTGCCTAAAAATAAGATGCTCGTTAGATGTGCTAGTATTTTAAGACACCATTTGAATATTGTTTaagcatttatttattttaaatattttaaaattttgttttaggaCATTTTTGGATTTGCTCCGACACACATAGACATAGGTGGATCAGCTCATTATCCACGAGAGTCCAATTCCTTTGCTATCACTGTATAATTTCTATGCGATTTAAAAGTAGAAATTTATCATCGCATTGCACTTTCTATTAAATGCAATCGTTGATACTACTATCGaaaattttagtaaaaaaatatattttagaatcaGGAATGTATCTCGGGATGGGTTTCGATGGGGTCTCACAAGATCGGATAGAGTTTAGGGAAAATATGATGGAACTAAATTTTGACACTTGATCCGGTAGAGCCTGTTCAAACCTTATATAGAATCTTGATGAGTCTATAACGGATCCATGATGAATTGAGTGGGAACCGATATTGACTCTAAATAGGTGATGTTATTTGGAAGATGAATGATGATATATTGATATGGATGAGATCAATTAATGATGATTTTTActtgatttgtattttaatttaaattttaataatttattaaaaatttaaatggtCCAGTGGACTTCGGAAGATCTCCGTATAACGCTAAGAGGTTATTCTCTACGCAAATGTCCAAAATTTGAACGTGCTAGCTAGGGAGTAGCAACTAGCAAACCAcaatattgataaataatttttatttattcaagaACTTTCAAAAAGTGGAACTTTTCAAACAGTGCAGCAAAGTTTAGAGGcagtttgggtgagtttaaattaagtgctttttgtttaaaataaaaaaatgaagtataagttagaaacaagttaagacttataagtgattaaagtgtttggaaaataagtagaaatcctgaaacaaaagttagcattcctaactttttataagtgcttcatgactttttacacaaacggtacgaattaAGTGCTTCTAACCTATAAACGAGAAGCTGGGCTTTTAAACCATACACAAACACCCACTCAATACTTACTCCCTTCCTAGCTTCTTCTCTGGAGAACTTCCCTTTATTGTATGACATGCACAACTTATACAATCCATCTATCCTGttcaaatatttctttttaacaTCTTTGAATTTTGGGAAAATAAAtctttttgccactcaacttattgtgtttttagaaacttaccactcaactaattttttttcctttttagtcactaatgttaggtttgattttatttttagccaccaacttaagttcggatttgattactagcattttgataattttttgtagtattatttatacatagtgatagtatgtattattttgatgatgtgtcggatgtttatatctttatatatagtaataataatataaaatgagccgatgaaaaattaaaatcaggaaaaaacgtaattagaattctaaaaattcaataaatcatgaatatggaATCAATGACTTTAAACAATTCActctcataagataaagtgtatttgagtgatatgatgcatcatctttcgttattgttatttaagtttcaatcgactagctcagtttaagatctctcttaaatttatcttcaaaaattttaataactttatcttattacaatttttaagataaataaatagagaagaAAACTTAATCTTCAATGATTGTTctctataatgcatcattttatgttattattactcaCTCCttccctctcattagtttacagttttttctactGCTTAACACTTATTTAAGACTCTTATGAAACATAGTTTTATAgcttatttttgtgtgtaaaaatttaaacgctaaattttcattcggaagaaaaaaaagtatttatgaAACTGCATCTTTTAAAAGCCAtaaaatgcgtgtaaaattcttatcaccCAAGGTAAATGACTTTGGAGACATGaaaaatacaatatataaagatacaaacatatatcaaatcatcaaaacattacagactaccactatattattttttattttttttacaaatacaactaccactatattttaataatgctacatagtaaatgtaatgctaataataaaatccgaacctaatttCAGTGACCAAAAAAAAGCTGAACCtgacattagtgagtaaaataaaaataatttatagttgagtggttagtttctaaagacgcaataagtttagtgacaaaaaaagttatcataatgctagtaatcaaatccgaatcaAAGTTGATggctaaaaaaaatccaaacctaacattagtgattaaaatgaaaaaaaaattagttgtatggtaaatttttaaaagtacAATAAATTGAGTGGTtgaaaaatctatttttcctAGAATTTTATTTAGGTGCCAGGTGTAGGGTTCATGTCACAGCGGCACGGGCATGCCCGATTGGGCATGCCATACTGGGCATGCCCTAGGCATGCCTTTTGTCCATTTGGCAtgcttttttactaattttttatataaatgataaaatttatataaatattatatcttataaatattgaaaattttaaaaatatagtccAACGTCatagttaaatattagataaactaCTAATATAAATTAGTACTGTAATAAGTTCTGTTCTTAATATTTActaacttttgttatatttgtaagtGCACTTTAGTATCGATCCTGTAATGATGCAGCAGTTTTTGCTATATTTAATGGAAAATGGCATGCCATTTGGGCATGCCTTTTTGTAAAATACATGCCTATAGGCATGCCAGTGAGAACTGCCGTGACATGTACCCTAGCCAGGTGCGAAGGTATTGGAGTAATTCTTAAGCAAGGCCCAATACCCATATTTGGCGAAACAAGTACCAACTAAAAAATGTCCATACCCGTAATCTCCTGACATATATTAACCAATTTCATACAAGcaaacaattaaataaaattaaaataatttttatataacacTAACATTACTTCTCGCTTTTTAGTTTCTACGCACCTATTTTGCCTGCTTTGTTTTTTACTTGACTCATTTTTTTTGTTCGTTTATCTAACTGATTGATAAGTGCAATTTCCGGGAAATAGAGACGAAATGCGAACAAAACTAAAGGGAAAAGAAAAATGCAAGTGGATTAGACTCTGGCTATGGTCGGGCCCGGTACAGGCTGCTTCCTAGTTCCCGGTACATATTCAACTATTATATCCCTGTCTAATTAAATCACTCGGGTCCAAACGTTTCATTAGGGTTTTAATTATGTGATGTTCATCaagtatttatatttcaaaatttataaaaaatagtcaGTTTCATCATTTCAgttacttttcttcttttttttcaatattttatacatatttcttaacttcAATGGCCAAACCAAAGATAAACAATTAGCTCGGACGCAAAGAATATTATgaaaagaaacaaatttaacGAGCGtcagaaaattttatattcaacttCACTTTAAATTAATGAGTATTTATAATGCGTGTCCATGAGCGCACACactaacaattatttttttattagatgaaaaatcattaatcaaattgaaatcaataaaaatctGTCATCCTTGCTAAAAGATGTTCATGAACGcactatatattaataaataaattaatgagaAATGTTTAACACAACCAAAAAATTATGTGATTAGACGATTAATTATGTCAATTTTTCTAGCTGTGTACTTGATCCATAGAAATGTGTATACTCAACCACAGTAAGCACTCTCTcggttttttatatatagaatttaTATCTTCTTGATAACACATGTTTTTATATAGTTTCTGGTTAATTTTAACAGATATTCAAATATCCTTTTAAATCGAATTAAGAAAAGTCCAAATCCGACACATTCGTATCCTTTATTATCATGGGAAATTATAGTAGTGATTATTCTGTTTGTGATCTTAGATTTTATTGATAATATATGAATTCAACTCATAACATAATTAAACATCCATTATTAACATAATCCATTATTAACTTAGGACTCTTGAACTTGCTCTAAGAAGATCTAAAAA is a window from the Daucus carota subsp. sativus chromosome 8, DH1 v3.0, whole genome shotgun sequence genome containing:
- the LOC108197644 gene encoding pathogenesis-related protein A — its product is MGVQKSEVVIASPVPAAKLFKGICLDIDTLLPQVLPGAIKGAEILEGDGGAGTVKLVTLGDASPYKTMKQKTEAIDKEAFTFSYSIIDGDILLGYIDSITTEFTFTPTADGGCTAKSVSTFNTKGDAVVPEENINFANEQNGIIFKAIEAYLIAN